A genomic stretch from Suncus etruscus isolate mSunEtr1 chromosome 17, mSunEtr1.pri.cur, whole genome shotgun sequence includes:
- the LOC126033852 gene encoding succinate--CoA ligase [ADP-forming] subunit beta, mitochondrial-like, translating to MAASIFYSRLLAGTTLRSHRPQAALQAAAQVLGSPALLNNHGFQIQQQQQRNLSLHEYMSMELLQEAGVSVPKGQVAKSPDEAYAIAKKLGTKDVVIKAQVLAGGRGKGTFESGLKGGVKIVFSPEEAKAVSSQMIGKKLFTKQTGEKGRICNQVLVCERRYPRKEYYFAITMERTFQGPVLIGSSQGGVNIEDVAAETPEAIVKEPIDIVEGIKKEQAVRLAEKMGFPANTVDSAAENMIKLYNLFLKYDATMVEINPMVEDSDGTVLCMDAKINFDSNSAYRQKKIFDLQDWTQEDERDKDAAKADLNYIGLDGNIGCLVNGAGLAMATMDIIKLHGGTPANFLDVGGGATVHQVTEAFKLITSDKKVLAILVNIFGGIMRCDVIAQGIVMAVKDLDIKIPIVVRLQGTQVDDAKALIADSGFKILACDDLDEAAKMVVKLSEIVTLAKQAQVDVKFQLPI from the coding sequence ATGGCGGCCTCCATATTCTACAGCCGGCTGCTGGCCGGGACCACCTTGAGGAGCCATCGGCCCCAGGCAGCCTTACAGGCAGCTGCGCAGGTTCTGGGAAGCCCTGCCTTGTTAAACAACCATGGATTCCAAATACAGCAGCAACAGCAAAGGAATCTCTCGCTACATGAATACATGAGTATGGAATTGTTGCAAGAAGCTGGTGTCTCTGTTCCCAAAGGACAGGTGGCTAAATCACCGGATGAAGCTTATGCAATTGCCAAAAAATTAGGTACTAAAGATGTTGTGATCAAGGCACAGGTTTTAGCTGGTGGCAGAGGAAAAGGAACATTTGAAAGTGGCCTTAAAGGAGGAGTGAAGATAGTATTTTCTCCAGAAGAAGCAAAGGCTGTTTCCTCACAAATGATCGGAAAAAAGTTATTTACCAAGCAAACAGGAGAAAAAGGCAGAATATGCAATCAAGTATTGGTTTGTGAGCGGAGATATCCCAGAAAAGAATACTACTTTGCAATAACAATGGAAAGGACGTTTCAGGGTCCTGTACTAATAGGAAGTTCTCAAGGTGGGGTCAACATTGAGGATGTTGCTGCTGAGACTCCAGAGGCTATAGTTAAGGAACCCATTGATATTGTAGAAGGAATCAAAAAGGAGCAAGCTGTTCGGCTTGCAGAGAAGATGGGCTTTCCAGCTAACACTGTGGATTCTGCAGCAGAAAACATGATCAAGCTGTACAACCTCTTTCTAAAATATGATGCAACCATGGTAGAAATAAATCCAATGGTAGAGGATTCAGATGGAACTGTGCTATGTATGGACGCAAAGATCAATTTTGATTCTAATTCAGCTTATCGCCAGAAGAAAATTTTTGATCTGCAGGACTGGACCCAGGAAGATGAAAGGGACAAAGATGCAGCTAAGGCAGATCTCAATTACATTGGCCTAGATGGAAATATAGGTTGTCTAGTAAATGGTGCTGGTTTGGCTATGGCCACAATGGATATAATAAAACTTCATGGAGGTACTCCTGCCAACTTTCTTGATGTTGGTGGTGGTGCCACAGTTCATCAGGTAACAGAAGCATTTAAACTCATCACTTCAGATAAAAAGGTACTGGCTATTTTGGTCAACATTTTTGGAGGAATCATGCGGTGTGATGTTATTGCACAGGGTATAGTTATGGCAGTAAAGGATCTGGACATTAAGATACCTATTGTGGTACGGTTACAAGGTACACAAGTTGATGATGCTAAGGCACTGATAGCAGATAGTGGATTTAAAATTCTTGCTTGTGATGACTTGGATGAGGCTGCTAAAATGGTTGTGAAGCTCTCTGAGATAGTGACCCTAGCCAAGCAAGCCCAGGTGGATGTGAAATTTCAGCTGCCAATCTGA